One region of Anoplopoma fimbria isolate UVic2021 breed Golden Eagle Sablefish chromosome 10, Afim_UVic_2022, whole genome shotgun sequence genomic DNA includes:
- the naxe gene encoding NAD(P)H-hydrate epimerase, translated as MLSARALFGIGFLVTSRATVVLAQTGTCPLSAAANNHKKDCFTSRPASTMAKTIKYLGQEEAQHIDEELFSEYGFSVDQLMELAGLSCATAIARAYPINSLVKARPSLLVICGPGNNGGDGLVCARHLKLFGYEPTVLYPKRPNKPLFQGLTTQCQKMEIPFLTEMPEAAVIDEAYNLVIDAIFGFSFKGAVREPFGSILDVLKKTTAPVASIDIPSGWDVEQGSADGLQPDMLISLTAPKKSASLFRGRYHFLGGRFVPPGLERKYQLNLPPYPGLDCVLQL; from the exons ATGTTGAGTGCCCGGGCTCTGTTTGGGATCGGCTTCCTGGTGACCTCAAGGGCCACGGTGGTCCTCGCTCAGACAGGGACATGTCCGCTGTCCGCTGCAGCTAACAACCACAAGAAGGACTGTTTCACTAGCAGACCAGCATCCACCATGGCCAAGACTATCAAATATCTCGG GCAGGAGGAGGCCCAGCACATTGATGAGGAGCTCTTCAGTGAGTATGGCTTCAGTGTGGACCAGCTGATGGAGCTGGCTGGACTCAGCTGTGCCACAGCCATCGCCAGG gCTTATCCAATCAACTCCCTGGTCAAGGCCAGACCTTCTCTGCTGGTGATTTGTGGACCTGGTAACAATGGAGGCGACGGCCTGGTCTGTGCACGACATCTTAAACTCTTT GGTTACGAGCCGACCGTCCTGTACCCGAAGAGGCCAAACAAGCCTCTGTTCCAGGGCCTGACCACGCAGTGCCAGAAAATGGAGATCCCCTTCCTGACTGAGATGCCTGAG GCTGCAGTGATCGATGAGGCCTACAACCTGGTGATAGACGCCATCTTCGGCTTCAGCTTTAAGGGTGCGGTGCGAGAGCCTTTTGGTTCCATCCTGGACGTGCTGAAGAAGACGACAGCCCCTGTGGCCAGCATCGACATCCCCTCAG gttgggATGTGGAGCAGGGCAGCGCAGATGGACTGCAGCCTGACATGCTCATCTCTCTCACTGCTCCCAAGAAGTCTGCCAGTTTGTTCAGAGGACGATACCACTTCCTGGGAGGCCGGTTTGTGCCACCGGGCCTGGAGAGGAAGTACCAGCTCAACCTGCCTCCGTACCCCGGCCTGGACTGTGTGCTACAACTGTAG
- the scn1bb gene encoding sodium channel, voltage-gated, type I, beta b yields MASSKLLFFIVLLLTLLCSMVAYSRGACAEPDSDTEAVAGKGFKLGCLSCKRRSEVEGSATVEWYFRGKGEADFVRIYTYSEEGPNIESDNFMDRVDWNGSKRSHDIQDASIYLLNVTFNDSGTYQCFFNRILFYANYEYSTVVSKVVHLTVVAKATRGTASIVSEVMMYVSIIGLQVWLLIEMIYCYRKISAAGEEALREAANAEYLAIASESKDNCAGVQVGE; encoded by the exons ATGGCATCATCAAAGCTGCTGTTCTTTATTGTCCTGCTCCTTACTCTCCTCTGCTCCATGGTTG CCTACAGCCGTGGGGCCTGTGCAGAGCCGGACTCTGACACGGAGGCGGTGGCTGGCAAGGGCTTCAAACTAGGCTGCCTCTCCTGCAAGAGGAGGAGCGAGGTGGAGGGGTCCGCCACCGTCGAATGGTACTTCAGGGGGAAAGGAGAGGCTGACTTTGTTCGT ATCTACACCTACAGCGAGGAAGGCCCAAACATCGAGAGCGACAACTTCATGGATCGCGTTGATTGGAACGGAAGTAAGAGGAGCCACGACATCCAGGACGCATCCATCTACCTGCTCAACGTCACCTTCAATGACTCGGGCACCTACCAATGCTTCTTCAACCGCATCCTCTTCTACGCCAACTACGAGTACAGCACCGTCGTCAGCAAGGTGGTCCACCTCACCGTGGTCGCCAAAG CCACCAGAGGGACAGCGTCCATCGTGTCCGAGGTCATGATGTACGTGTCAATCATTGGCCTGCAGGTCTGGCTCCTCATAGAGATGATATACTGCTATAGGAAAATATCAGCAGCCGGGGAAGAAGCATTACGAGAAGCAGC aaatgctgaatatttagcCATAGCCTCGGAAAGTAAAGATAACTGTGCAGGGGTGCAGGTTGGAGAATAG
- the zbtb22a gene encoding hypermethylated in cancer 2 protein isoform X1: protein MRPVTVNRVFLLLRHSGTSVAPIRGCCRCTAVKKKRPCASARADPFCETMDTACSASAAPAGLTVQVCFPGARAAVLDNLNRQREEGRLCDLSIQVQGQVFRAHRCVLAASSPYFHDQVLLKNVTTVSLPSVMDPVAFESVLSSAYTGQLSIVHDDIVNYVTVASFLQMWHIVDKCTEILKRPRPPAEVSPGEAAAAHPGTVSRQQSPSSTDCLYLEREGRRKERKPDALPPLATWRRPQQFPRWGRPRPSSAQHLADSQLDTLAGYAESDYANCEEAWVSSHTKMSNFAHDGPGHNSRYHGGFPSGEALKQKVRFQQRGALPSSDRLLDRNRESGDSDETQEKRRKEKREIEADEGIGEAAAVEKRGGFAQMGHCDFHPISDESERQAIGKASTEEIKEKVQRSSAGRDPSSDLASVHACQTGEGVPGPPCPVSARLQWQTGPWSQQEQRPQDGEGGSCSKDEDDDDEEEGGDFEGFTEGTFSRGTYDEIEDGTGQVSQRPLVPVSPDFTMAGSEVSWPSTSVGQGSSSTPTSSRHLSPSSAAFPPPSSPPTPSSSSSVSLAGAPYTGKVHFCHCGKAYTLKSMRDRHVKMQHLNLRPFGCPVCTKSFKMKHHLTKHLKTHGGLRPYECGLCGKKVIWRDSFLRHQARCERLASSSSANGNNASAPTADIDNSFSYGFEDGEAFLATGGQVKVEEVDFHGEMEDGMRGLLGSVSGIVDELRTQSQNLDPSSHVFKEEASESFSGN from the exons ATGCGTCCCGTCACTGTTAACCGTGTTTTTCTGTTACTGCGCCACAGCGGCACCTCTGTCGCTCCGATCAGAGGATGCTGCAGATGCACTGCGGTAAAGAAAAAACGTCCCTGCGCGTCTGCACGAGCAGATCCA TTCTGTGAGACCATGGATACGGCGTGCAGTGCTTCTGCCGCTCCAGCTGGTTTGACTGTCCAGGTGTGCTTCCCCGGTGCCCGTGCTGCTGTCTTGGACAATCTGAACCGCCAGCGGGAGGAGGGCAGGCTGTGTGACCTCTCCATCCAGGTGCAAGGGCAAGTGTTCAGGGCCCACCGCTGTGTGCTCGCTGCATCCTCGCCTTACTTTCACGACCAG GTGTTGTTGAAGAATGTTACGACTGTTTCCCTCCCCTCGGTTATGGACCCGGTGGCCTTCGAGAGTGTCCTGAGCTCGGCCTACACGGGCCAGCTGAGCATCGTGCATGATGACATCGTGAACTACGTCACGGTGGCCAGTTTCCTCCAGATGTGGCACATTGTTGACAAATGCACGGAGATCCTGAAGAGGCCCCGGCCCCCGGCAGAAGTCAGCCCTGGGGAGGCCGCCGCGGCTCACCCTGGCACCGTGTCCCGTCAGCAGTCCCCGAGCAGCACCGACTGCTTGTACCTGGAAAGGGagggaagaaggaaggagagaaagccGGATGCCCTGCCCCCCTTAGCCACCTGGAGACGTCCCCAGCAGTTCCCCAGATGGGGGAGACCACGACCCTCATCGGCCCAGCATTTAGCCGACTCCCAACTGGACACCCTCGCCGGCTATGCGGAGAGTGATTACGCCAACTGCGAGGAGGCGTGGGTATCAAGCCACACCAAAATGAGCAACTTTGCTCATGATGGACCGGGCCACAATAGCCGGTACCACGGGGGGTTCCCCAGTGGCGAGGCATTAAAGCAGAAAGTCAGGTTTCAACAGCGGGGAGCGCTGCCGAGCAGTGACAGATTGCTTGATAGGAATAGAGAGAGTGGGGACAGTGATGAGAcgcaggagaagaggaggaaggagaaaagagagattgAAGCAGACGAGGGAATCGGAGAAGCAGCAGCGGTGGAGAAAAGGGGAGGCTTTGCACAAATGGGGCACTGCG ACTTCCATCCAATTTCAGACGAGAGTGAACGACAAGCCATAGGGAAGGCGAGCACGGAGGAGATCAAGGAAAAAGTGCAGAGAAGTTCAGCAGGAAGAGACCCCTCCTCGGACCTGGCCAGCGTTCATGCTTGCCAAACAGGTGAAGGAGTTCCGGGCCCCCCCTGTCCAGTCTCCGCCCGGCTGCAGTGGCAGACGGGTCCCTGGTCTCAACAAGAGCAGAGGCCTCAGGACGGAGAGGGTGGCAGCTGCAGTAAAGACGAGGATGACGACGACGAGGAGGAGGGCGGGGACTTTGAAGGTTTCACCGAAGGGACGTTTAGCCGAGGCACGTATGATGAGATTGAAGATGGCACGGGACAGGTTTCCCAGAGGCCTTTAGTGCCCGTGTCCCCTGACTTTACCATGGCAGGGTCCGAGGTGAGCTGGCCCTCCACCAGCGTAGGACAGGGTAGCTCTTCGACCCCCACCTCAAGTCGCCACCTGTCTCCATCGTCTGCCGCATTTCCCCCGCCCTCCTCACCCCCGACTCCATCTTCGTCATCCTCGGTGTCCCTCGCCGGCGCCCCCTACACGGGCAAAGTCCACTTCTGCCACTGCGGCAAAGCCTACACCCTGAAGAGCATGCGTGACCGACACGTGAAGATGCAGCACCTCAACCTTCGGCCCTTCGGCTGTCCTGTGTGCACAAAGTCCTTCAAGATGAAGCACCATCTCACCAAGCACCTTAAGACTCACGGAGGGCTGCGGCCCTACGAGTGTGGCCTGTGTGGGAAGAAGGTAATTTGGAGAGACAGCTTCCTCAGGCATCAGGCCCGATGCGAGAGACTCGCCTCCAGCTCCTCAGCTAACGGCAACAACGCAAGCGCACCCACAGCAGATATTGACAACAGCTTCAGTTATGGATTTGAAGACGGAGAAGCCTTTCTCGCGACAGGAGGACAAGTGAAAGTGGAGGAGGTGGATTTTCACGGGGAGATGGAGGACGGGATGCGGGGCCTCTTGGGCAGCGTGTCCGGGATAGTGGACGAGCTAAGAACTCAGTCACAAAACTTGGACCCCAGTAgtcatgtttttaaagaggAGGCGAGTGAGAGCTTTAGcggaaattaa
- the zbtb22a gene encoding zinc finger and BTB domain-containing protein 22 isoform X2: MLGRTGANVSKLTLTGSEHQFCETMDTACSASAAPAGLTVQVCFPGARAAVLDNLNRQREEGRLCDLSIQVQGQVFRAHRCVLAASSPYFHDQVLLKNVTTVSLPSVMDPVAFESVLSSAYTGQLSIVHDDIVNYVTVASFLQMWHIVDKCTEILKRPRPPAEVSPGEAAAAHPGTVSRQQSPSSTDCLYLEREGRRKERKPDALPPLATWRRPQQFPRWGRPRPSSAQHLADSQLDTLAGYAESDYANCEEAWVSSHTKMSNFAHDGPGHNSRYHGGFPSGEALKQKVRFQQRGALPSSDRLLDRNRESGDSDETQEKRRKEKREIEADEGIGEAAAVEKRGGFAQMGHCDFHPISDESERQAIGKASTEEIKEKVQRSSAGRDPSSDLASVHACQTGEGVPGPPCPVSARLQWQTGPWSQQEQRPQDGEGGSCSKDEDDDDEEEGGDFEGFTEGTFSRGTYDEIEDGTGQVSQRPLVPVSPDFTMAGSEVSWPSTSVGQGSSSTPTSSRHLSPSSAAFPPPSSPPTPSSSSSVSLAGAPYTGKVHFCHCGKAYTLKSMRDRHVKMQHLNLRPFGCPVCTKSFKMKHHLTKHLKTHGGLRPYECGLCGKKVIWRDSFLRHQARCERLASSSSANGNNASAPTADIDNSFSYGFEDGEAFLATGGQVKVEEVDFHGEMEDGMRGLLGSVSGIVDELRTQSQNLDPSSHVFKEEASESFSGN; encoded by the exons ATGTTAGGGCGTACaggagctaacgttagcaagcTAACGTTAACCGGCAGTGAGCATCAG TTCTGTGAGACCATGGATACGGCGTGCAGTGCTTCTGCCGCTCCAGCTGGTTTGACTGTCCAGGTGTGCTTCCCCGGTGCCCGTGCTGCTGTCTTGGACAATCTGAACCGCCAGCGGGAGGAGGGCAGGCTGTGTGACCTCTCCATCCAGGTGCAAGGGCAAGTGTTCAGGGCCCACCGCTGTGTGCTCGCTGCATCCTCGCCTTACTTTCACGACCAG GTGTTGTTGAAGAATGTTACGACTGTTTCCCTCCCCTCGGTTATGGACCCGGTGGCCTTCGAGAGTGTCCTGAGCTCGGCCTACACGGGCCAGCTGAGCATCGTGCATGATGACATCGTGAACTACGTCACGGTGGCCAGTTTCCTCCAGATGTGGCACATTGTTGACAAATGCACGGAGATCCTGAAGAGGCCCCGGCCCCCGGCAGAAGTCAGCCCTGGGGAGGCCGCCGCGGCTCACCCTGGCACCGTGTCCCGTCAGCAGTCCCCGAGCAGCACCGACTGCTTGTACCTGGAAAGGGagggaagaaggaaggagagaaagccGGATGCCCTGCCCCCCTTAGCCACCTGGAGACGTCCCCAGCAGTTCCCCAGATGGGGGAGACCACGACCCTCATCGGCCCAGCATTTAGCCGACTCCCAACTGGACACCCTCGCCGGCTATGCGGAGAGTGATTACGCCAACTGCGAGGAGGCGTGGGTATCAAGCCACACCAAAATGAGCAACTTTGCTCATGATGGACCGGGCCACAATAGCCGGTACCACGGGGGGTTCCCCAGTGGCGAGGCATTAAAGCAGAAAGTCAGGTTTCAACAGCGGGGAGCGCTGCCGAGCAGTGACAGATTGCTTGATAGGAATAGAGAGAGTGGGGACAGTGATGAGAcgcaggagaagaggaggaaggagaaaagagagattgAAGCAGACGAGGGAATCGGAGAAGCAGCAGCGGTGGAGAAAAGGGGAGGCTTTGCACAAATGGGGCACTGCG ACTTCCATCCAATTTCAGACGAGAGTGAACGACAAGCCATAGGGAAGGCGAGCACGGAGGAGATCAAGGAAAAAGTGCAGAGAAGTTCAGCAGGAAGAGACCCCTCCTCGGACCTGGCCAGCGTTCATGCTTGCCAAACAGGTGAAGGAGTTCCGGGCCCCCCCTGTCCAGTCTCCGCCCGGCTGCAGTGGCAGACGGGTCCCTGGTCTCAACAAGAGCAGAGGCCTCAGGACGGAGAGGGTGGCAGCTGCAGTAAAGACGAGGATGACGACGACGAGGAGGAGGGCGGGGACTTTGAAGGTTTCACCGAAGGGACGTTTAGCCGAGGCACGTATGATGAGATTGAAGATGGCACGGGACAGGTTTCCCAGAGGCCTTTAGTGCCCGTGTCCCCTGACTTTACCATGGCAGGGTCCGAGGTGAGCTGGCCCTCCACCAGCGTAGGACAGGGTAGCTCTTCGACCCCCACCTCAAGTCGCCACCTGTCTCCATCGTCTGCCGCATTTCCCCCGCCCTCCTCACCCCCGACTCCATCTTCGTCATCCTCGGTGTCCCTCGCCGGCGCCCCCTACACGGGCAAAGTCCACTTCTGCCACTGCGGCAAAGCCTACACCCTGAAGAGCATGCGTGACCGACACGTGAAGATGCAGCACCTCAACCTTCGGCCCTTCGGCTGTCCTGTGTGCACAAAGTCCTTCAAGATGAAGCACCATCTCACCAAGCACCTTAAGACTCACGGAGGGCTGCGGCCCTACGAGTGTGGCCTGTGTGGGAAGAAGGTAATTTGGAGAGACAGCTTCCTCAGGCATCAGGCCCGATGCGAGAGACTCGCCTCCAGCTCCTCAGCTAACGGCAACAACGCAAGCGCACCCACAGCAGATATTGACAACAGCTTCAGTTATGGATTTGAAGACGGAGAAGCCTTTCTCGCGACAGGAGGACAAGTGAAAGTGGAGGAGGTGGATTTTCACGGGGAGATGGAGGACGGGATGCGGGGCCTCTTGGGCAGCGTGTCCGGGATAGTGGACGAGCTAAGAACTCAGTCACAAAACTTGGACCCCAGTAgtcatgtttttaaagaggAGGCGAGTGAGAGCTTTAGcggaaattaa
- the zbtb22a gene encoding zinc finger and BTB domain-containing protein 22 isoform X3 produces the protein MDTACSASAAPAGLTVQVCFPGARAAVLDNLNRQREEGRLCDLSIQVQGQVFRAHRCVLAASSPYFHDQVLLKNVTTVSLPSVMDPVAFESVLSSAYTGQLSIVHDDIVNYVTVASFLQMWHIVDKCTEILKRPRPPAEVSPGEAAAAHPGTVSRQQSPSSTDCLYLEREGRRKERKPDALPPLATWRRPQQFPRWGRPRPSSAQHLADSQLDTLAGYAESDYANCEEAWVSSHTKMSNFAHDGPGHNSRYHGGFPSGEALKQKVRFQQRGALPSSDRLLDRNRESGDSDETQEKRRKEKREIEADEGIGEAAAVEKRGGFAQMGHCDFHPISDESERQAIGKASTEEIKEKVQRSSAGRDPSSDLASVHACQTGEGVPGPPCPVSARLQWQTGPWSQQEQRPQDGEGGSCSKDEDDDDEEEGGDFEGFTEGTFSRGTYDEIEDGTGQVSQRPLVPVSPDFTMAGSEVSWPSTSVGQGSSSTPTSSRHLSPSSAAFPPPSSPPTPSSSSSVSLAGAPYTGKVHFCHCGKAYTLKSMRDRHVKMQHLNLRPFGCPVCTKSFKMKHHLTKHLKTHGGLRPYECGLCGKKVIWRDSFLRHQARCERLASSSSANGNNASAPTADIDNSFSYGFEDGEAFLATGGQVKVEEVDFHGEMEDGMRGLLGSVSGIVDELRTQSQNLDPSSHVFKEEASESFSGN, from the exons ATGGATACGGCGTGCAGTGCTTCTGCCGCTCCAGCTGGTTTGACTGTCCAGGTGTGCTTCCCCGGTGCCCGTGCTGCTGTCTTGGACAATCTGAACCGCCAGCGGGAGGAGGGCAGGCTGTGTGACCTCTCCATCCAGGTGCAAGGGCAAGTGTTCAGGGCCCACCGCTGTGTGCTCGCTGCATCCTCGCCTTACTTTCACGACCAG GTGTTGTTGAAGAATGTTACGACTGTTTCCCTCCCCTCGGTTATGGACCCGGTGGCCTTCGAGAGTGTCCTGAGCTCGGCCTACACGGGCCAGCTGAGCATCGTGCATGATGACATCGTGAACTACGTCACGGTGGCCAGTTTCCTCCAGATGTGGCACATTGTTGACAAATGCACGGAGATCCTGAAGAGGCCCCGGCCCCCGGCAGAAGTCAGCCCTGGGGAGGCCGCCGCGGCTCACCCTGGCACCGTGTCCCGTCAGCAGTCCCCGAGCAGCACCGACTGCTTGTACCTGGAAAGGGagggaagaaggaaggagagaaagccGGATGCCCTGCCCCCCTTAGCCACCTGGAGACGTCCCCAGCAGTTCCCCAGATGGGGGAGACCACGACCCTCATCGGCCCAGCATTTAGCCGACTCCCAACTGGACACCCTCGCCGGCTATGCGGAGAGTGATTACGCCAACTGCGAGGAGGCGTGGGTATCAAGCCACACCAAAATGAGCAACTTTGCTCATGATGGACCGGGCCACAATAGCCGGTACCACGGGGGGTTCCCCAGTGGCGAGGCATTAAAGCAGAAAGTCAGGTTTCAACAGCGGGGAGCGCTGCCGAGCAGTGACAGATTGCTTGATAGGAATAGAGAGAGTGGGGACAGTGATGAGAcgcaggagaagaggaggaaggagaaaagagagattgAAGCAGACGAGGGAATCGGAGAAGCAGCAGCGGTGGAGAAAAGGGGAGGCTTTGCACAAATGGGGCACTGCG ACTTCCATCCAATTTCAGACGAGAGTGAACGACAAGCCATAGGGAAGGCGAGCACGGAGGAGATCAAGGAAAAAGTGCAGAGAAGTTCAGCAGGAAGAGACCCCTCCTCGGACCTGGCCAGCGTTCATGCTTGCCAAACAGGTGAAGGAGTTCCGGGCCCCCCCTGTCCAGTCTCCGCCCGGCTGCAGTGGCAGACGGGTCCCTGGTCTCAACAAGAGCAGAGGCCTCAGGACGGAGAGGGTGGCAGCTGCAGTAAAGACGAGGATGACGACGACGAGGAGGAGGGCGGGGACTTTGAAGGTTTCACCGAAGGGACGTTTAGCCGAGGCACGTATGATGAGATTGAAGATGGCACGGGACAGGTTTCCCAGAGGCCTTTAGTGCCCGTGTCCCCTGACTTTACCATGGCAGGGTCCGAGGTGAGCTGGCCCTCCACCAGCGTAGGACAGGGTAGCTCTTCGACCCCCACCTCAAGTCGCCACCTGTCTCCATCGTCTGCCGCATTTCCCCCGCCCTCCTCACCCCCGACTCCATCTTCGTCATCCTCGGTGTCCCTCGCCGGCGCCCCCTACACGGGCAAAGTCCACTTCTGCCACTGCGGCAAAGCCTACACCCTGAAGAGCATGCGTGACCGACACGTGAAGATGCAGCACCTCAACCTTCGGCCCTTCGGCTGTCCTGTGTGCACAAAGTCCTTCAAGATGAAGCACCATCTCACCAAGCACCTTAAGACTCACGGAGGGCTGCGGCCCTACGAGTGTGGCCTGTGTGGGAAGAAGGTAATTTGGAGAGACAGCTTCCTCAGGCATCAGGCCCGATGCGAGAGACTCGCCTCCAGCTCCTCAGCTAACGGCAACAACGCAAGCGCACCCACAGCAGATATTGACAACAGCTTCAGTTATGGATTTGAAGACGGAGAAGCCTTTCTCGCGACAGGAGGACAAGTGAAAGTGGAGGAGGTGGATTTTCACGGGGAGATGGAGGACGGGATGCGGGGCCTCTTGGGCAGCGTGTCCGGGATAGTGGACGAGCTAAGAACTCAGTCACAAAACTTGGACCCCAGTAgtcatgtttttaaagaggAGGCGAGTGAGAGCTTTAGcggaaattaa